CCTACTTCCGCCGGACCCTCGGACGCGACGACGTCGACGACCTCCCCACGGTCTTCGAACGCTTCACCGTCGTCTGGCCGCCCGGGATAGCCGACTGACGGCGGACCTGCCGGCTCAGTCGGTGAGGTCGAGCGTGCGCGCGGCGTCCTCCACCTTGTCCCACATCGAACGGTCGCCTCCGCGACGGTCCGGGTGGGCCTTGCCGCGGGCCTGACGCAGCAACGTCACCAGGTCGTCGCGGTCGTGGGCGTCGGGCAGCGGATCGGCCCCGGCGATCATCTCCAGGGTCATGACGGCCGCCGACTGCCGCGGGTCGAGCCGTGCCGCCGGGGCGGGGTTGGCGACGGGGCGCGAGCCACCCGCCTGCGGCCCACCGCGGCGCTGGCGCTGGTCGAACTCGCGCATCCGCTGCGGGATGCCGACCCGGTTGGTGTCGTAGACCGGGATCTTCTCCTTGCGGGCGAAATCGGCGGCAGCCTGGGCCGAGGCGATCCGTCGCCGGGTCCACTCCCCGTCACCGGCCACGAGCAGCAGGGTCGTCTGCGTGACCGACGTGGCGGGCTCGACGAACGCCTCGACTCCCGCGCGGCTGGCGATGAACTCCCGCAGGTGGTCCAGATCGGCACGGTTGGCGTGCCGGTCCGACACGGCGGCTCCTCCGGCCGTGCGTGTGGCCCTGCGGCGACTCCACCAATTCATGCGCCCAGTGTGCCCGATGGCCTCACACCCCGCTGGCACCCGGCTCGACACGAGTGACAAGATGGAAAGAGGGCACCGCTGCGGGTGCCGACGTCGGCTAGCAATCAGGTGTGGAGGAATCGTGGCGGAAGCCCCGAACGGCCCAGGTACGTACGACATCGTGATCCTCGGCGGCGGGAGCGGCGGCTACGCCTGCGCCCTGCGCGCGGTGCAGCTGGGCAAGAGCGTCGCGCTGGTCGAGAAGGGCAAGCTGGGCGGCACGTGCCTGCACACCGGCTGCATCCCCACCAAGGCGTTGCTGCACTCCGCCGAGATCGCCGACAACGCCCGCGAGAGCGAGAGCTACGGCGTCAGGGCCTCCCTCGAGGGAATCGACATGGCCGGGGTCAACGCCTACAAGGACGGCATCGTCGAGCGGCTCTACAAGGGTCTGCAGGGTCTGATCAAGTCCGGCGGCATCACGGTCGTCGAGGGCGAGGGCAGGCTCGTCGAGACCACGAAGGGCGGCGGCGGCACCGTCGAGGTGAACGGCGAGCGGTACACCGGCACGAACGTCGTGCTGGCCACCGGCTCGGTCTCCCGCACCCTGGGCCTGGACATCGGCGGCCGCATCGTCACCAGCTCCGAGGCGCTCACCATGAGCGAGGTGCCCGAGAAGGTCGTCATCATCGGCGGCAGCGTCATCGGGGTGGAGTTCGCCAGCGTCTGGAAGTCCTTCGGCGCCGACGTCACCATCATCGAGGGCCTGCCCAGCCTCGTGCCGCTGGAGGACCCCTCGCTGTCCAAGCAGCTGGAGCGGGCGTTCCGCAAGCGCAAGATCAACTTCAAGACCGGCGTGAAGTTCGAGTCGGTCAAGCAGACCGACACCGGCGTCACCGTCACGCTCGAGAACGGCGACACGATCGACACCGACCTGGTGCTCGTGGCCGTCGGCCGCGGCCCCAACTCCGCCGGCATGGGCTACGAGGAGGCCGGCGTCACCGTCGACCGCGGCTGGGTCCCGACCGACGAGCGTCTGCGCACCAACGTCGACGGCATCTTCGCCGTCGGTGACCTGGTGCCGGGCCTGCAACTGGCGCACCGCGGCTTCGCCCACGGCATCTTCGTGGCCGAGGAGATCGCCGGGCTCAAGCCCCAGCCGGTCATCGACTCCGGCATCCCCCGCGTCACGTACTGCGAGCCCGAGATCGCCTCGGTCGGGATCACCGAGCCGCAGGCCAAGGAGAAGTACGGCGACGACGGCGTCGAGGTCGTGGAGTACAACCTCGGCGGCAACGGCAAGTCCCAGATCCTCGGCACCGCCGGCAGCATCAAGCTCGTGCGGGAGAAGGACGGCCCCATCGTCGGTGTCCACATGATCGGCTCGCGCTACGGCGAGCAGGTCGGCGAAGCCTCGCTGATCGTCAACTGGGAGGCCTACCCCGAGGACGTCGCCCAGCTCCTGCACGCCCACCCCACCCAGAACGAGGCCCTCGGCGAGGCCGCCCTCGCGCTGGCCGGCAAGCCCCTGCACTCCCACGCCTGAGCACTCCCACGCCTGAGACACCGACCTCCAGAGGACATCATGGCCACGACCGTCACCCTTCCCGCTCTCGGCGAGTCCGTCACCGAGGGCACCGTCACCCAGTGGCTCAAGGCCGTCGGCGACACCGTCGCCGTCGACGAGCCGCTGCTGGAGATCTCGACCGACAAGGTCGACACCGAGATCCCCTCGCCGGTCGCCGGCGTGCTGCTGGAGATCAAGGCCGAGGAGGACGAGACGGTCGAGGTCGGCGCCGTGCTGGCCGTGATCGGTGAGGAGGGCGAGGAGGCGTCCGACGACGCCCCGGCCACCGAGGCGCCGGCTCCCGAGGAGCCCGCCGAGCCGCAGGAGGCCGACGTCGAGGAGGCCGAGGAGACCGAACCCGAGCCGGCTGCACAGGACGAGGAGCCCGAGCCGGAGGAGCAGGAAGCACCGGCCGCCGAGACGTCCGAGCCGTCCGGCGGGGGCGAGGGCACGGCCGTCACCCTGCCGGCCCTGGGCGAGTCCGTCACCGAGGGCACCGTCACCCAGTGGCTCAAGGCCGTGGGCGACGAGGTCGCGGTCGACGAGCCGCTGCTGGAGATCTCGACCGACAAGGTCGACACCGAGATCCCCTCCCCCGTCGCCGGCACCCTGCTGGAGATCAAGGTCGCCGAGGACGAGACCGTCGAGGTCGGCGCCGAGCTGGCCGTGATCGGCACCGCCGGTTCGGCCCCTGCCGACCCGCCGCCGGCCCCCCCGAAGGAGGAGCCTGCCTCGAAGGCCGAGCCCGAGAAGGCGGAGCCCGAGCCGCAGAAGCAGCCGGAGCCGGAGCCGCAGAAGCAGCCCGAGAAGGCTCCTGAGCCCGCAGCGAAGACCCCTGACGCCGGCGACGACGACGACGACGAGACCTCGTACGTCACGCCGATCGTGCGCAAGCTCGCGAAGCAGCACGACGTCGACCTCTCCACCGTCACCGGGACCGGCGTCGGTGGGCGCATCCGCAAGTCGGACGTGCTGGAGGCCGCCGAGAAGAGCAAGGCGCCTGCCGCGAGCTCCGCACCTGACCAGCCGTCGGCGCCGGCCTCGGCCGACCCCTCCCCGCTGCGCGGCAAGACCGAGAAGATCACGCGGCTGCGGCGCACGATCGCGACCCGGATGGTGGAGTCGCTGCAGTCGTCGGCGCAGCTGACGCAGGTGCACGAGGTCGACGTCACCGAGATCGCCCGCCTGCGAGCCCGGCACAAGGACGCCTTCGCCGAGCGGGAGGGTGTCAAGCTCACCTTCCTGCCGTTCTTCGCGAAGGCCGCCGTCGAGGCCCTCAAGGCCTACCCGCAGCTCAACTCCGCCCTCGACCTCGAGGCCGGCACCGTCACCTACCCCGACGGCGAGCACCTGTCGATCGCGGTCGACACCGAGCGGGGACTGCTGGCCCCCACGATCCGCGACGCCGGAGACCTGTCCATCGCCGGCCTGGCCCGCAAGATCGCCGACGTGGCCGAGCGGACCCGCACGAACAAGATCACCCCGGACGAGCTGTCCGGCGGCACCTTCTCGATCACCAACCTCGGCAGCAACGGCGCCCTGTTCGACACCCCGATCATCAACCAGCCGCAGGCGGCGATCCTGGGGGTCGGCACCGTCGTCAAGCGACCCGTGGTCATCAGCGACCCGGCCGGTGGCGACAGCATCGCCGTGCGCAGCATGGTCTACCTGGCGCTGACGTACGACCACCGGATCGTCGACGGGGCCGACGCAGGCCGCTTCCTCACCGCGGTCAAGTCGCGTCTGCAGGGCGGGTCGTTCGAGTCCGAGCTGGGGTCCTGAGCACGTGACCGACCAGCCGTTGCGCGTCGTCATCGGAGGAGCCTCCGGGTTCCTCGGCACCGCTCTGGTGGAGGAGTTCCGCAGCCGCGGGCACGCCGTCACCCGCCTGGTGCGGTCGCAGGTTCCGGCCGGCGACGCGTCGGTCTGGGATCCCGCCGCCGGCAAGGTCGACCAGCGGATCATCGACGACGCCGACGTCGTGGTGAACCTGTCCGGGTCCTCCATCCAGAAGTGGCCCCGCACCAAGGGTCGTGAGAAGGAGATCCTCGACTCCCGGATCGGTGCCACGCGGACCCTCGCCACGGCCGTGGCCCGGTCCCGCACTCCCGCGGTCCTGCTGTCGGGGTCGGGCATGTCGTACTACGGCGTGGATCGTGGCGACGAGCGGCTCGACGAGTCGGCCTCGCCGGGACCGGGGTTCCTGCCCGAGGTCACCCACGCATGGGAGGCGGCGGCCGCTCCGGCGGTCGAGGCCGGCGCCCGTGTCTGCTACCTGCGGACGTCGATCGTGCTCGACGAGTCCGGCGGGGCGCTGAAGCTGATGGCGATCCCGTTCCGGCGGTACGGCGGCGCCAAGCTGGGCTCGGGCGAGCAGTACTTCTCGAACATCTCCCGCACCGACTGGGTCCGGGCGGTGGCCCACCTGGCCGAGACCGACAGCGTGTCCGGGCCGGTCAACCTGGCCACGGCCGCACCGGTCACCAACGCGGAGTTCACCCGTGCGCTGGCCGACGCCGTCGGCACGAAGGCGTTCCTGACGGCCCCGGCCTTCGTGCTGCGGGCGGCGCTCGGCGGCCTGGCCGACGACCTCCTCGGTTCGTTGCGGCTGGAACCGGCCGCGCTCGCGCAGTCGGGCTTCCGCTTCAGTGCCCCCGACATCGAGTCGACCCTGGCCCAGGCCCTGACGTAGGCCCCGTCGGTCCCGTCAGGCGACGCCGGCGATGCGCCAGCGCCCGTCCACCTGCTCCAGGTCGATCGTGCGGCGCGACGGCAGGTCACGCGGCAGCCGGACGGCTGTCCCGTCGTCCCCGCGCACCCGGGTGGGGCCCAGTCGGTCGACGACGTCGAGCCGGGCGGACGTGTCGTCGCTGGTCAGCACGACGCACCCCAGCAGCGCCATGGACGACCCCCTCAGCAGCCAGCCGCGATCGCGGTACTGCTCGAGCAGTGTCAGGTCGGCCGCCGCTGCCCGGGGATCGGCGTAGACCCGGGTGAGGGCCGCCGGGTCGGTGGACACGAGCGCGCGGGTGCGCTCGAGGTCCAGCGCCACCAGCTCGGTGCAGGGTGGCCCTCCGACAGCGGCGGATACCAGCGACACGATCCACGCGGCGATCCCCCAGACGTCCATGCCGCCATCGTGGGGGGTCCCGATCGCCACGACCAGGGCCCCGTCCACAGGCCCTCCGGGCTGCCCGGCAGCCGCGCCCGACGCCCCGCCCGGCGCCACCAGCGGGCGTAGGCTGGCGGCATGAGCCGCGTGGAGATCCTCGACGACTGGTACGGCCCCGACGCTCTCGACTACGAGCAGGCGTGGCAGCTGCAACGCAGGATGCTGACCGACCGGGCCGACGACCGCATCGGTGACACCGTGCTGTTCCTGGAGCATCCCCCGGTGTACACCGCCGGCCGCCGCACCGAGCCGCACGAGCGTCCGCTCGACGGCACACCGGTCGTCGACGTCGACCGGGGCGGCAAGATCACTTTCCACGGGCCGGGCCAGCTGGTCGGCTACCCGATCACCCGGCTGCCCTCGCACGTGCTGGTGGTCGACTACGTCCGGCGGGTCGAGGAGGCCCTCATCCGGGCGACGGCGGACCTCGGCGTCGCGACCGGGCGGGTCGCCGGCCGGTCAGGCGTGTGGTTGGCGGCCGGCGCGGGACGCCCGGAGCGCAAGGTCGCCGCGATCGGCATCAGGGTGTCGCGTGGCGTGACCATGCACGGGTTCAGCCTGAACGCCGACGTCGACCTCGGGTGGTACGAGCGTTTCGTGCCGTGCGGCATCGCCGACGCCGGGGTCACGACCCTCAGCGTCGAGCTGGGACGCACCGTGACGGTGCCCGAGGCTGCCGCAGCGGTGCGGCCGCACCTGCTGGAGCTGCTGGCCTGGGACGACTACACCCCGTCGCCGGACCTGGCGACCGCCGCCGCGACACCCGCGATCGGGCTCCGCACCCTCTCCTGACCCGGTGGCGGTAGGTGAGCAACCGAACCTCCGCGGTGGCGGTAGGTGAGCAACCGAATCGAGCCCTCGAACGGTTGCTCACCCACCGCCGCACCGTGCGAGAGGTTGCTCACCCACCGCCACGGGTCAGTCGGCCGACATCCTGAGGGCGTCGCGGTAGGAGATCTTGTCGCCGGTCCTCAGCAGCGTGCGCTCGTAGACCCGCGCCCCCAGCCGGATGAGCAGGACGGTGGCCACGACGGTGCCACCGACGGCCACGCCGGTCTGCCACAGCGGAACGGCCTCGGTCGCCATGCGGGCGGGCATGATCATCGACGACACGACCGGCGCCATCGACATCACCTGCTGCACCAGGTCGTTGCCGAAGAAGAAGGCGAAGTAGGGGATGAACAGCAGCGCCTGCGCCGGTGCCGTCGTCGACTGCAGGTCCTGCTGGCGCGACGCCAACGCCCCCGCCACGGCCCACAGGCTGGCCAGTGCCATGAACCCCAGCACGAAGAACACCACGTACCAGCCGATCGCCGGTCCGAGTCGGCCGAAGTCGACGTCGAGCCCCGAGACGGCCAGCCCCACGGCTCCGGCCGCGGCGAACAGGACGACCTGACCGACCGCCAGGACGGTGTTGCCGAGGATCTTGCCCCACAGCAGCTGCCTCATCGGCACCGTCGCCGCGAGGATCTCCACGACGCGGCTCTCCTTCTCCTGCGTGACGCTGCCGGCGATCATCATGCCGGAGCCGATCGCGACGATGAAGAACAAGATGATGAACACGAACGCGGCGGCCTGACCGAGGCCGTCGTCGGTGTCGTCGGCCTCGAGCAGGCGTTGGGACACCTCGGTGCCCTGCTGCAGGGCGGTCAGGTCGACGTCCAGCGTGTCGGCGTTGCCCTGCAGGACCGCCGAGCTGGCAGCGGTCCGCAGCGGACCGTCGATCTCGGCCGGGACCCCGTCCTCGCCCACGATCTCGAACCCGTCGGCCGTGTCGAGCAGGGCCGCGTCGGCGTCACCGTCACGCACCGCCCGCTCCGCGGCCTCGGGGTCGGCGACCTCCAGCACGTCGATGCTCAGGCGGTCGTTGCCCGACCGGCCGATCTGTTCCGCGGACTCGACCACGCTGACCGCAGACGCATCGACCACCGCGACGGTGTTGTCCTGAGGACGGTCGGAGAAGTAGCCGGCGGCGATGATGCCGACGAGGACCAGCAGGACCGACACCGCGGTCGTGATCACGAACGACTTCTGCCGGATCCTGGTGCGGACCTCGTTGTCGGCGACGATGCGCCAGGCGCCGGTCGTCCGCGCGGACGGCGCGGGGGTGGTGGTGTTCATCGGGTGACCTCGCGGAAGATCTCGGACAACGGTGGGCGGGCGCGGGCGATCTCGACCACGGGACCGTGGTCGACCACCAGGCGCGAGAGGGCAGCGGCGTCGATCCCGTCGAGGTCGACCAGGGCGACCGGGCCGTCGACGTCCAGGACCTGCAGGCCCTGCACGTCGCGCAGCCAGGCCGCGTCGGCGCCCTGCATCTCGATGCGGTACCGGTCGGCGCCGCGGCTGCGCAGGTCCTCGACCGGTCCTGCGGCGACGACCCGACCTGCCGACAGGATGACCAGGTCGTCGCACAGCCGCTCCACCAGGTCGAGCTGGTGACTGGAGAACAGCAGCGGCAGCCCGGCGGCCTCACGCGTCAGCAGGTCGACCATGGAGTCGACCGCGACGGGATCCAGTCCGCTGAACGGCTCGTCGAGCACCAGGGCCCTCGGCTCGTGGACGAGGGCCGCGGCGATCTGGACGCGCTGCTGGTTGCCCAGCGACAACGCGTCCAGGATGTCGTCGGCACGGTCCACCAGCGAGAAGTGCGAGAGCAGCTCCTCGGTGCGAGCGGAGGCCTGGGCACGCGAGAGCCCGTGCAACCGGGCGAAGTACACCAGCTGCTCGGCGATCGGTGCGCGCGGGTACAGACCGCGCTCCTCCGGCATGTACCCGAAGCTGCGGCGGACCTCCGCGGTGATCGGGTCGCCGTTCCAGAGCACCGTGCCGGCGCTGGGGGCGAGCACCCCCATGATCATGCGCATCGTGGTGGTCTTCCCCGCACCGTTGGCCCCGACGAATCCGGTGGTCCGGCCGGGCTGGACTGAAAAGCTCACGTCGTCGACGACGGTGGTGTCACCGTAGGTCCGCGTGAGGTTCTGGACGTCGATCATGGCTCCACGCTAGGCAGCGGGAGGGCTTCGACGCATCGGCCGACGGGACCCGACCGGCCTCATCCGGAGGGATGAGACCGGGTCCGACCTCAGTCCATCAGGCCGTTCTCGAACGCCAGGATGACGGCCTGGACCCGGTCCCGGACCTCGAGCTTGGCCAGGATGTGCGACACGTGCGACTTCACGGTGGCGGCGCTGACGTACAGCTCGCCCGCGATCTCGGCATTGCTGTGACCACGGGCGAGCAGGACCAGCACGTCACGCTCCCGCTCGGTCAGCTCGTCGAGCCGGCCGTCGGCCTCGGGGGCCGCACGCGACGTCGACCGCGCGATGACCCGCTGGGTCACTTCCGGCGCCAGCAACGAGTGGCCCTCGGCCGCGAGCCGGATCGCCTGCACGAGGTCGTCCGGGGGGCAGTTCTTCAGCAGGAAGCCGCTGGCACCGGCCTGCAGCGCGGCGAACAGGTGCGCGTCGTCGTCGAAGGTCGTGAGGATGAGGACCTTCGGCGCCCCGCCGGCCGCGACGATCTGCTCGGTGGCCGAGATGCCGTCCGTGCCCGGCATCTGCACGTCCATCAGGACGACGTCGGGCGCCAGCTCGGCGACACGCTGCACCGCCTCCGCCCCGTCGCGTGCCTCCCCCACCACCTCGATGTCGCTCTCGGTGGCCAGGATCATCGAGAACCCCGTGCGGACGAGCTCCTGGTCGTCCACCAGCAGCACCCGCACCGGATCGGTCATGACTCCTCCTCCACCGGGACGCGGACCCGCACGCGGAACCCGCCCCGGGGCCGCGGGCCGATCTCGACCTCGCCCGCGTGCATCGCCGCCCGTTCGCGGATGCCGGTGAGACCGAAGCCCCCCGAGGTCGTCGGAGCCGCGGCGCCGCGCCCGTCGTCGAGGATCTCGACCTCGACGTGACGGTGGCCGGGGTCCCCACCGAACCGGGTCGTCACGGCGATCGCCCGGGCACTGCTGTGCCGTCGGGCGTTGGCGATCGCCTCCTGGGCGACCCGGAACAGCGAGACCGCCACCGTGGCCGGGACCTCGAACGGGGTCCCGACCTGCTCATGGGTCACCACCGGGGCGCCGGCCGGGTCGGCCAGACCCGCGATGTCGGCCAGGCCCGGTTGCGGACCACGGTCGGGTCCGCCCTGGTCGTCGTCGCGCAACAGTCCGACCAGCTGGTGCATCTGGTTGACGGCCTCACGGGACGACCGCTCGATGGTGACGAGTGCCCGCTGGGCCACCTCGGGGCTGTTCGCCAGGCTGCGCGCCGCCCCCGAGGCGTGGATGCCGATGCCGCTGATGTGGTGGGCCACGACGTCGTGCAGGTCGCGGGCGATCCGTACCCGCTCGGTCTGCACGGCCCGTCGGCGCTCGGACTCGCGCAGCTCCCGCTCGCGCCGGATCTGCTCCTCGACGATGCTGCGCCTCCGAGCGCTCAGCCACGAGGCGTGGCCCCACGCGATCGCTCCCCCGAAGTACACGGCGTTGATGACCAGGGAGTAGATGATCAGGGCGGCGGCCGGCGTGAACAGCCCGGTCGTCGGCTGGTCGGGGAACGTGTCGGGCCGGGAGAAGACGATCGCGAGCCACACGAACATGGCCACCACGACGGCGACGGTCGTCACGACGAGCTCGCGGGTGCGGCGTGACCAGGCCCAGGCCGAGTAGAGCGAGGCGAAGAAGGTCATCTGCAGGGTGAAGATGCCGACCATGCTCTCGAACCGTTCGCCGATCACCACGAAGATGACGGCCTGCAGGGCCAGCGTGGTCAAGGGGTAGCGGCGGCGGCCGGCCAGCACGATCCCGGCGAGGACGAACCACAGGTGCGCCTCCACGCCGCGCCAGCCGAGATCGGCGTCGTACGCGCTGCGCCAGATCTCGACCGACAGCACGCCGAGCGCCGCGGCGACGACCGCGATGACGGCGTCGTTGCGCAGCTGCCCCGGTGTCGGAGCCGGTCGGGTCCAGTCGCGGTCCACCGAGATCACACCCGAGAGCCTACGTTGACCGGTCGGCGTAGGGTGGGAGGGTGAGCATCGCCCCTGACGGACGCAAGATGTTGCGGCTCGAGGTCCGCAACGCGGAGACGCCGATCGAGAAGAAGCCGGCGTGGATCAAGACGCGCGCGAAGATGGGCCCGGAGTACAACGAGCTGATGCAGCTGGTGAAGTCCGAGGGTCTGCACACGGTGTGCCAGGAGGCGGGCTGTCCCAACATCTTCGAGTGTTGGGAGGACCGCGAGGCCACCTTCCTCATCGGCGGCGAGCAGTGCACCCGCCGGTGCGACTTCTGCCAGATCGACACCGGCAAGCCGCAACCGCTGGACCGTGACGAGCCCCGCCGGGTCGCCGAGTCGGTAAGGGCGATGCAGCTGCGCTACTCCACGATCACCGGTGTGGCCCGCGACGACCTGCCCGACGGCGGTGCCTGGCTCTACGCCGAGACCGTGCGACAGATCCACGAGCTCAACCCCGACACCGGGGTGGAGAACCTCATCCCCGACTTCAACGGCGTCCCCGAGCTGCTCACCGAGGTGTTCGAGTCCCGCCCCGAGGTCCTGGCCCACAACCTGGAGACCGTGCCGCGGATCTTCAAGCGCATCCGCCCGGCCTTCCGGTACGAGCGCTCGCTCGACGTCCTCACCCAGGCC
The Aeromicrobium marinum DSM 15272 genome window above contains:
- the lipB gene encoding lipoyl(octanoyl) transferase LipB is translated as MSRVEILDDWYGPDALDYEQAWQLQRRMLTDRADDRIGDTVLFLEHPPVYTAGRRTEPHERPLDGTPVVDVDRGGKITFHGPGQLVGYPITRLPSHVLVVDYVRRVEEALIRATADLGVATGRVAGRSGVWLAAGAGRPERKVAAIGIRVSRGVTMHGFSLNADVDLGWYERFVPCGIADAGVTTLSVELGRTVTVPEAAAAVRPHLLELLAWDDYTPSPDLATAAATPAIGLRTLS
- a CDS encoding ABC transporter permease encodes the protein MNTTTPAPSARTTGAWRIVADNEVRTRIRQKSFVITTAVSVLLVLVGIIAAGYFSDRPQDNTVAVVDASAVSVVESAEQIGRSGNDRLSIDVLEVADPEAAERAVRDGDADAALLDTADGFEIVGEDGVPAEIDGPLRTAASSAVLQGNADTLDVDLTALQQGTEVSQRLLEADDTDDGLGQAAAFVFIILFFIVAIGSGMMIAGSVTQEKESRVVEILAATVPMRQLLWGKILGNTVLAVGQVVLFAAAGAVGLAVSGLDVDFGRLGPAIGWYVVFFVLGFMALASLWAVAGALASRQQDLQSTTAPAQALLFIPYFAFFFGNDLVQQVMSMAPVVSSMIMPARMATEAVPLWQTGVAVGGTVVATVLLIRLGARVYERTLLRTGDKISYRDALRMSAD
- a CDS encoding sensor histidine kinase, producing the protein MISVDRDWTRPAPTPGQLRNDAVIAVVAAALGVLSVEIWRSAYDADLGWRGVEAHLWFVLAGIVLAGRRRYPLTTLALQAVIFVVIGERFESMVGIFTLQMTFFASLYSAWAWSRRTRELVVTTVAVVVAMFVWLAIVFSRPDTFPDQPTTGLFTPAAALIIYSLVINAVYFGGAIAWGHASWLSARRRSIVEEQIRRERELRESERRRAVQTERVRIARDLHDVVAHHISGIGIHASGAARSLANSPEVAQRALVTIERSSREAVNQMHQLVGLLRDDDQGGPDRGPQPGLADIAGLADPAGAPVVTHEQVGTPFEVPATVAVSLFRVAQEAIANARRHSSARAIAVTTRFGGDPGHRHVEVEILDDGRGAAAPTTSGGFGLTGIRERAAMHAGEVEIGPRPRGGFRVRVRVPVEEES
- a CDS encoding response regulator, translated to MTDPVRVLLVDDQELVRTGFSMILATESDIEVVGEARDGAEAVQRVAELAPDVVLMDVQMPGTDGISATEQIVAAGGAPKVLILTTFDDDAHLFAALQAGASGFLLKNCPPDDLVQAIRLAAEGHSLLAPEVTQRVIARSTSRAAPEADGRLDELTERERDVLVLLARGHSNAEIAGELYVSAATVKSHVSHILAKLEVRDRVQAVILAFENGLMD
- a CDS encoding ABC transporter ATP-binding protein → MIDVQNLTRTYGDTTVVDDVSFSVQPGRTTGFVGANGAGKTTTMRMIMGVLAPSAGTVLWNGDPITAEVRRSFGYMPEERGLYPRAPIAEQLVYFARLHGLSRAQASARTEELLSHFSLVDRADDILDALSLGNQQRVQIAAALVHEPRALVLDEPFSGLDPVAVDSMVDLLTREAAGLPLLFSSHQLDLVERLCDDLVILSAGRVVAAGPVEDLRSRGADRYRIEMQGADAAWLRDVQGLQVLDVDGPVALVDLDGIDAAALSRLVVDHGPVVEIARARPPLSEIFREVTR
- the lpdA gene encoding dihydrolipoyl dehydrogenase, giving the protein MAEAPNGPGTYDIVILGGGSGGYACALRAVQLGKSVALVEKGKLGGTCLHTGCIPTKALLHSAEIADNARESESYGVRASLEGIDMAGVNAYKDGIVERLYKGLQGLIKSGGITVVEGEGRLVETTKGGGGTVEVNGERYTGTNVVLATGSVSRTLGLDIGGRIVTSSEALTMSEVPEKVVIIGGSVIGVEFASVWKSFGADVTIIEGLPSLVPLEDPSLSKQLERAFRKRKINFKTGVKFESVKQTDTGVTVTLENGDTIDTDLVLVAVGRGPNSAGMGYEEAGVTVDRGWVPTDERLRTNVDGIFAVGDLVPGLQLAHRGFAHGIFVAEEIAGLKPQPVIDSGIPRVTYCEPEIASVGITEPQAKEKYGDDGVEVVEYNLGGNGKSQILGTAGSIKLVREKDGPIVGVHMIGSRYGEQVGEASLIVNWEAYPEDVAQLLHAHPTQNEALGEAALALAGKPLHSHA
- a CDS encoding TIGR01777 family oxidoreductase, with the translated sequence MTDQPLRVVIGGASGFLGTALVEEFRSRGHAVTRLVRSQVPAGDASVWDPAAGKVDQRIIDDADVVVNLSGSSIQKWPRTKGREKEILDSRIGATRTLATAVARSRTPAVLLSGSGMSYYGVDRGDERLDESASPGPGFLPEVTHAWEAAAAPAVEAGARVCYLRTSIVLDESGGALKLMAIPFRRYGGAKLGSGEQYFSNISRTDWVRAVAHLAETDSVSGPVNLATAAPVTNAEFTRALADAVGTKAFLTAPAFVLRAALGGLADDLLGSLRLEPAALAQSGFRFSAPDIESTLAQALT
- the sucB gene encoding 2-oxoglutarate dehydrogenase, E2 component, dihydrolipoamide succinyltransferase, with the translated sequence MATTVTLPALGESVTEGTVTQWLKAVGDTVAVDEPLLEISTDKVDTEIPSPVAGVLLEIKAEEDETVEVGAVLAVIGEEGEEASDDAPATEAPAPEEPAEPQEADVEEAEETEPEPAAQDEEPEPEEQEAPAAETSEPSGGGEGTAVTLPALGESVTEGTVTQWLKAVGDEVAVDEPLLEISTDKVDTEIPSPVAGTLLEIKVAEDETVEVGAELAVIGTAGSAPADPPPAPPKEEPASKAEPEKAEPEPQKQPEPEPQKQPEKAPEPAAKTPDAGDDDDDETSYVTPIVRKLAKQHDVDLSTVTGTGVGGRIRKSDVLEAAEKSKAPAASSAPDQPSAPASADPSPLRGKTEKITRLRRTIATRMVESLQSSAQLTQVHEVDVTEIARLRARHKDAFAEREGVKLTFLPFFAKAAVEALKAYPQLNSALDLEAGTVTYPDGEHLSIAVDTERGLLAPTIRDAGDLSIAGLARKIADVAERTRTNKITPDELSGGTFSITNLGSNGALFDTPIINQPQAAILGVGTVVKRPVVISDPAGGDSIAVRSMVYLALTYDHRIVDGADAGRFLTAVKSRLQGGSFESELGS
- the lipA gene encoding lipoyl synthase — translated: MLRLEVRNAETPIEKKPAWIKTRAKMGPEYNELMQLVKSEGLHTVCQEAGCPNIFECWEDREATFLIGGEQCTRRCDFCQIDTGKPQPLDRDEPRRVAESVRAMQLRYSTITGVARDDLPDGGAWLYAETVRQIHELNPDTGVENLIPDFNGVPELLTEVFESRPEVLAHNLETVPRIFKRIRPAFRYERSLDVLTQARDFGLVTKSNLILGMGETREEVSEALVDLHDAGCDLITITQYLRPSKRHHPVERWVKPEEFVELADEAAAIGFAGVMSGPLVRSSYRAGRLYQQALDARAAAAAG